In a single window of the Rhizobiaceae bacterium genome:
- a CDS encoding ABC transporter substrate-binding protein, which translates to MLKLAGKILSLSAATLMVTSTLANAQSAELIEAAKKEGQLTTIALPHDWCGYGEVIDAFKKKYPEITVNELNPDAGSGDEIEAIKANKDNKGPQAPDVIDVGLSFGPSAKADGLIQPYKVSTWDSIPENAKDPEGYWYGDYYGVLAFMVNKDLVQNSPQDWADLMKDDYKNSVALAGDPRASNQAILGVYAAGLAGGAAAGAEGGTKGLDFFKELNAKGNFVPVIGKSATLAQGQTPILVTWDYNALGGRDTLDNNPPVDVIVPKTGVVAGVYVQAISAYAPHPNAAKLWMEHLYSDEGQLGWLKGYCHPIRFNDLAKNGKIPQELLDKMPPAAAYEAAVFPTLDEQAAMKDAITKNWDSVVGANVQ; encoded by the coding sequence ATGCTGAAACTTGCAGGAAAGATCCTGTCCCTTTCCGCCGCGACGCTTATGGTCACCAGCACGCTCGCAAATGCACAATCTGCCGAGCTGATCGAAGCCGCGAAGAAGGAAGGCCAGTTGACCACCATCGCGTTGCCCCATGACTGGTGCGGCTATGGGGAAGTCATCGACGCCTTCAAGAAGAAGTACCCTGAAATCACAGTGAACGAACTGAATCCGGACGCGGGTTCGGGCGACGAGATCGAAGCCATCAAGGCCAACAAGGACAACAAGGGCCCGCAAGCACCGGACGTGATCGACGTCGGCCTTTCCTTCGGACCGTCCGCAAAGGCCGATGGCCTCATCCAGCCCTACAAGGTTTCCACCTGGGACTCGATCCCCGAGAATGCCAAGGACCCGGAAGGATACTGGTACGGCGACTATTACGGCGTTCTGGCCTTCATGGTGAACAAGGACCTCGTGCAGAACTCGCCGCAGGATTGGGCCGACCTTATGAAGGACGACTACAAGAATTCCGTCGCGCTGGCGGGTGACCCCCGCGCTTCGAACCAGGCGATCCTAGGTGTTTACGCGGCGGGGCTGGCCGGAGGTGCGGCAGCAGGCGCAGAAGGCGGCACCAAGGGACTGGACTTCTTCAAGGAATTGAACGCCAAGGGGAATTTCGTTCCGGTCATCGGCAAGTCCGCGACTCTCGCGCAGGGTCAGACCCCGATCCTCGTAACGTGGGACTACAACGCGCTTGGCGGTCGGGACACGCTGGACAACAACCCTCCGGTGGACGTCATCGTTCCGAAGACCGGCGTTGTCGCGGGCGTTTATGTGCAGGCGATCAGCGCCTACGCGCCGCATCCGAATGCAGCCAAACTGTGGATGGAGCATCTTTACTCGGACGAAGGACAGCTTGGCTGGCTGAAAGGCTATTGCCATCCGATCCGCTTCAACGATCTGGCAAAGAACGGCAAGATCCCGCAGGAGCTGCTCGACAAGATGCCTCCGGCAGCGGCCTATGAAGCCGCGGTCTTCCCGACGCTCGATGAGCAGGCGGCGATGAAGGACGCGATCACGAAGAACTGGGACAGCGTCGTCGGCGCAAACGTCCAGTAA
- a CDS encoding ABC transporter ATP-binding protein, whose protein sequence is MAEPFLSIQHVKKSFGDNTVVQDFNLDVEPGEFVSFLGPSGCGKTTVLRMVAGFEEPTAGKIFIAGKDVTNLKPNQRNIGMVFQAYALFPNLTVAQNIAFGLKVAGASKADQDKRVQEMLNIIKLPQLGDRYPYQLSGGQQQRVALARALAPSPKLLLLDEPLSALDAKVRVSLRDEIRSIQKRLGITTIFVTHDQEEALSISDRIVVMYGGVAEQVATPFEIYNRPATKFVANFVGTLNVMEGQVVDAALGKVRVNNDEIAVKGSLNGSKNGDTVSLALRPEAMALGEYKGNDAELHGKITDVHFLGSVIRVRVNLGKETIALDTFNNSRTPPPTIGDSTKITFASNDVLVLH, encoded by the coding sequence ATGGCCGAGCCATTCCTCTCGATCCAGCACGTCAAGAAGTCCTTCGGCGACAACACGGTCGTTCAGGACTTTAATCTCGACGTCGAACCCGGCGAATTTGTTTCCTTCCTCGGCCCGTCGGGCTGCGGCAAGACAACGGTGCTGCGCATGGTGGCCGGTTTCGAAGAGCCTACCGCCGGCAAGATTTTCATCGCGGGCAAGGATGTTACCAACCTGAAACCGAACCAGCGCAACATCGGCATGGTGTTCCAGGCCTATGCGCTGTTTCCCAACCTGACCGTCGCGCAGAACATCGCATTCGGACTTAAGGTCGCCGGAGCGAGCAAGGCAGACCAAGACAAGCGCGTTCAGGAAATGCTGAACATCATCAAACTGCCGCAGCTTGGCGACCGCTATCCGTATCAGCTTTCCGGAGGCCAGCAGCAGCGCGTGGCGCTTGCGCGCGCATTGGCGCCCTCCCCTAAGCTGCTGCTGCTTGACGAGCCGCTGTCCGCGCTCGATGCCAAGGTGCGCGTCTCACTACGCGACGAAATCCGGAGCATCCAGAAGCGCCTCGGCATCACGACGATTTTTGTGACGCACGATCAGGAAGAGGCGCTGTCGATCTCCGACCGGATCGTCGTCATGTATGGCGGCGTCGCGGAACAGGTCGCCACGCCTTTCGAAATCTACAACCGCCCCGCCACGAAATTCGTCGCCAATTTTGTTGGAACGCTGAATGTCATGGAGGGTCAGGTGGTGGACGCAGCACTTGGCAAGGTGCGCGTCAACAATGATGAAATTGCCGTCAAGGGATCGCTCAACGGCTCGAAAAACGGCGACACCGTTTCGCTCGCCCTGCGTCCGGAAGCGATGGCTCTTGGCGAATATAAGGGCAATGACGCCGAGTTGCACGGCAAGATCACCGACGTGCATTTCCTCGGTTCGGTCATTCGCGTTCGGGTCAATCTCGGCAAGGAAACGATTGCGCTCGACACGTTCAACAACTCACGCACGCCGCCACCGACGATCGGAGACAGCACGAAAATAACCTTCGCGTCCAATGACGTTCTGGTGCTGCATTAG
- a CDS encoding glutamine synthetase family protein has protein sequence MPANLPFDELKKAIVSGEIDTVLACGVDMQGRLFGKRFLASFFAESASDETHGCNYLLALDIDMEPVPGYKAASWSQGYGDFALKPDLNTLRRVPWLEKTALVICDIQDHHTHRDLPHSPRAILRRQIERLKERGYIGYFASELEFYLLSETYDSARAKHWQNLGTASPYIGDYQIGITTKEESYMRRLRNEMHAAGIPIENSKGEWGPGQEEINVRYAEALEMADRHVFLKNGAKEIADQEGKAVTFMAKYNYGLAGNSSHIHNSLWSADGKTPLFFDNSEPWTLSTLGRQWCAGQLKYAKEFTWFLAPYINSYKRFQSGTFAPTKIMWSEDNRTAGFRLCGEGTKAIRMECRIGGADLNPYLAFAALIAAGLAGVDEKLELQQPFVGDAYMAARLPEIPKTLREATETMSKSKMLKAAFGEDVIEHYVHTARWEQLEYDRRITDWELHRGFERY, from the coding sequence ATGCCCGCTAATCTGCCCTTCGATGAACTGAAAAAGGCCATTGTCTCCGGCGAGATCGACACGGTGCTTGCATGCGGCGTCGACATGCAGGGCCGCCTTTTTGGCAAGCGGTTCCTCGCTTCCTTTTTTGCGGAATCCGCATCTGACGAAACCCATGGCTGCAACTATTTGCTCGCGCTCGACATCGATATGGAGCCGGTGCCCGGCTACAAGGCGGCGAGCTGGAGTCAGGGTTACGGAGATTTCGCGCTCAAGCCCGACCTGAACACGCTGAGGCGCGTTCCGTGGCTGGAAAAGACGGCGCTGGTTATCTGCGATATTCAGGACCACCACACCCATCGGGACCTGCCGCATTCGCCGCGCGCAATCCTTCGCCGGCAAATCGAGCGCCTGAAAGAGCGAGGCTATATCGGCTATTTCGCCTCCGAACTGGAATTCTACCTGCTGAGCGAAACTTATGATTCCGCGCGCGCCAAGCATTGGCAGAACCTCGGCACCGCCTCTCCCTATATCGGCGACTATCAGATCGGCATCACCACCAAGGAAGAAAGCTACATGCGCCGGCTGCGCAACGAGATGCACGCCGCCGGAATTCCGATCGAAAACTCGAAGGGCGAATGGGGACCCGGTCAGGAAGAGATAAACGTGCGCTATGCCGAAGCGCTCGAAATGGCCGACCGCCACGTCTTCCTGAAGAACGGGGCCAAGGAGATCGCGGACCAGGAAGGCAAGGCCGTGACCTTCATGGCGAAGTACAATTATGGCCTTGCCGGCAATTCCAGCCATATCCACAATTCGCTCTGGAGCGCGGACGGCAAGACACCTCTTTTCTTCGACAACAGCGAGCCATGGACGCTGTCCACGCTCGGTCGGCAATGGTGTGCCGGACAGCTCAAATACGCGAAGGAATTCACCTGGTTTCTTGCGCCCTACATCAACTCATACAAGCGCTTCCAGTCAGGGACTTTCGCACCCACAAAGATCATGTGGAGCGAGGACAATCGCACCGCCGGTTTCCGTCTTTGCGGGGAAGGCACCAAGGCGATACGCATGGAATGCCGCATCGGCGGCGCGGACCTGAACCCCTACCTTGCCTTTGCCGCGCTCATTGCAGCGGGGCTGGCCGGGGTCGATGAAAAACTCGAACTGCAACAACCTTTCGTCGGCGACGCCTATATGGCGGCCCGCCTGCCCGAAATTCCCAAGACGCTCCGCGAAGCGACGGAAACCATGTCGAAATCGAAGATGCTCAAGGCCGCCTTTGGCGAAGACGTCATCGAGCATTACGTCCATACTGCGCGTTGGGAGCAGCTCGAATATGACCGGCGCATTACCGATTGGGAACTGCACCGCGGATTCGAACGCTACTGA
- a CDS encoding iron-containing alcohol dehydrogenase, with protein sequence MTKLIAKWNYPTTVRFGAGRISELADALSATGIRKPLFVTDPGLAKLPVVPKTLKLLDDAKISYGVFSEVRPNPVETNLEAGVAAFRKGKHDGVIAFGGGSALDLGKLIAFQAGQTRPVWDFEDIGDWWTRADGDKIAPIIAVPITAGTGSEVGRAGVLTHEATHTKKVIFHPRMMPAIVIADPELSVGMPPFITAGTGMDAFAHCLEAYCAPGYHPMADGIAVEGIRLVFENLPKAFANGKDITARANMMSAAAMGATAFQKGLGAIHSLSHPIGALYDTHHGMTNAVFMPYVLAFNRDAIEERIGRLAAYCGIKGGFDGFNKAVLKLRKELKVPNTLQGLIKDLHMDNKRKTLIADMAVVDPTAGGNPVKLTKKGALSLLNAALDEG encoded by the coding sequence ATGACCAAGCTCATCGCAAAATGGAACTATCCGACCACAGTGAGGTTCGGTGCAGGACGTATCTCGGAGCTTGCGGACGCGCTCTCTGCAACGGGTATCAGGAAGCCGCTCTTTGTCACCGATCCCGGCCTTGCAAAGCTCCCGGTCGTGCCAAAGACGCTGAAGCTGCTGGATGACGCGAAAATTTCCTACGGCGTGTTCTCCGAGGTCCGGCCCAATCCGGTCGAAACCAATCTGGAGGCCGGCGTCGCCGCTTTCCGAAAGGGCAAGCATGACGGCGTGATCGCCTTTGGCGGCGGCTCCGCGCTCGACCTTGGCAAGCTGATCGCCTTCCAGGCGGGACAGACACGCCCCGTCTGGGACTTCGAGGACATAGGCGACTGGTGGACCCGCGCGGACGGGGACAAGATTGCGCCGATCATTGCGGTGCCGATCACGGCCGGCACCGGCTCCGAGGTGGGGCGCGCAGGGGTACTGACCCACGAGGCGACGCACACGAAAAAGGTGATCTTTCACCCCAGAATGATGCCCGCCATCGTCATTGCCGACCCTGAGCTTTCGGTCGGTATGCCGCCCTTCATCACCGCCGGCACAGGCATGGACGCATTCGCGCATTGCCTTGAGGCCTATTGCGCGCCCGGCTACCACCCGATGGCGGACGGCATTGCGGTGGAGGGCATCCGGCTGGTTTTCGAGAACCTTCCGAAGGCATTCGCCAACGGCAAGGACATCACCGCACGCGCCAATATGATGAGCGCCGCAGCGATGGGCGCCACCGCTTTCCAGAAAGGCCTCGGCGCGATCCATTCGCTCTCCCATCCGATCGGCGCGCTCTACGACACGCACCACGGAATGACCAACGCGGTATTCATGCCCTATGTGCTGGCGTTCAACCGCGATGCAATCGAGGAACGGATAGGGCGGCTTGCTGCCTATTGCGGCATCAAGGGAGGCTTCGACGGTTTCAACAAGGCCGTGCTCAAGCTGCGCAAGGAACTCAAGGTGCCAAACACGCTGCAGGGTCTCATCAAGGACCTGCACATGGACAACAAGCGCAAGACGTTGATAGCCGACATGGCGGTTGTCGATCCGACTGCTGGCGGGAACCCCGTCAAGCTGACCAAGAAGGGCGCACTTTCGCTTTTGAACGCAGCACTGGACGAAGGCTGA
- a CDS encoding ABC transporter permease subunit — MTEQATATTVPAPSTSAIRLPTQWLGVAPFLIFALLFLILPTMYLIIGAFQNNEGQLTLENIWKLFLDESIRSSYWVSLKISFWSAMLGALVGLAIALAIVRGGLPDWVRSATMTFSGVASNFAGVPLAFAFIATLGRLGLVTVILRDVFGMNLYSTGFNLLSSYGLILVYLYFQIPLMVVIITPALDGLRKEWGEAAATLGATPWQFWRMVLIPVLWPSFLGTVILLFANAFGAIATAYAFTGSSLNIVPILLYAQIRGDVLNDPHLGYALAFGMIFITGLANIFYIWFRTRSERWLK, encoded by the coding sequence ATGACCGAGCAAGCAACAGCCACGACAGTCCCCGCCCCGTCCACCAGCGCCATCCGCCTGCCGACGCAGTGGCTGGGGGTAGCACCCTTTCTCATCTTCGCTCTGCTGTTCCTGATCCTGCCGACAATGTATCTCATCATTGGCGCGTTTCAGAACAATGAGGGGCAGCTCACGCTGGAAAACATCTGGAAGCTGTTTCTGGATGAATCGATCCGCTCGTCCTACTGGGTGTCGCTGAAGATCAGCTTCTGGTCGGCTATGCTGGGCGCATTGGTCGGCCTCGCGATCGCGCTCGCCATTGTGCGCGGCGGCCTGCCCGATTGGGTGCGATCCGCAACCATGACGTTTTCAGGCGTTGCTTCAAATTTTGCCGGCGTACCACTGGCATTTGCGTTCATTGCCACGCTTGGCAGGCTCGGCCTTGTGACCGTGATCCTGCGCGATGTGTTCGGCATGAACCTCTATTCGACCGGCTTCAACCTGCTCAGCAGCTACGGCCTGATCCTCGTCTACCTCTACTTCCAGATTCCGTTGATGGTGGTGATCATCACGCCCGCGCTGGATGGACTGCGGAAGGAGTGGGGCGAAGCTGCGGCGACGCTCGGCGCGACGCCGTGGCAGTTCTGGCGCATGGTTCTCATTCCTGTTCTGTGGCCGAGCTTTCTCGGCACGGTCATCCTGCTCTTCGCAAATGCCTTCGGCGCCATCGCGACCGCCTATGCCTTCACAGGCTCGTCGCTCAACATCGTACCCATCCTGCTCTACGCGCAGATACGCGGGGATGTGCTGAACGATCCTCACCTCGGCTACGCGCTCGCCTTCGGCATGATCTTCATAACGGGCCTCGCCAACATCTTTTACATCTGGTTCCGCACACGCAGCGAAAGGTGGCTCAAATGA
- a CDS encoding aldehyde dehydrogenase family protein: MSETVKLISPVDGSIYVERPIASDAQLSKAVEGARAAQPGWAALPIAERCKFALKMLEALVAMSDEIVPELAWQMGRPVRYGGEFGGVRERTTYMVEIAEQALKPVMASNPKDGFTRYVKKEPLGVVMVIAPWNYPYLTAVNTIVPALIAGSTVILKHAAQTLLVGERFAKAFEVAGLPKGVFQNVVLNHAQTEKLLGSGKIDHVNFTGSVAGGRAIERAAAGTFMTLGLELGGKDPAYVLPDAKMDHAVANLVEGAFYNSGQCCCGIERIYVHEKVYDEFVEGFVAETKSYRLGNPLEEATTMGPMAQARFADLIREQKAEAFRKGATAHMNTKDARDREGSPYLPAEVLTDVNHQMSVMREESFGPIVGIMKVRNDDEAVALMNDSPYGLTASVWTADIDHAIRIGDQVETGTIFMNRCDYLDPALVWTGVKDTGKGAALSAIGYDNLTRPKSYHLREKI, from the coding sequence TTGTCCGAAACGGTCAAGCTCATTTCACCCGTCGACGGCTCAATCTATGTCGAGCGTCCGATCGCCAGCGACGCGCAACTCAGCAAGGCGGTTGAGGGCGCGCGCGCCGCACAGCCCGGCTGGGCGGCGCTGCCAATTGCCGAGCGCTGCAAATTTGCTCTCAAGATGCTCGAGGCGCTTGTTGCCATGAGCGATGAAATCGTGCCGGAACTCGCATGGCAGATGGGTCGTCCGGTGCGCTATGGCGGCGAATTCGGCGGCGTCAGGGAACGCACGACCTACATGGTCGAAATCGCCGAACAGGCTTTGAAGCCGGTCATGGCGTCCAATCCCAAAGACGGCTTCACGCGCTATGTGAAGAAGGAGCCGCTCGGCGTGGTGATGGTCATCGCGCCGTGGAACTATCCCTATCTCACGGCTGTCAACACCATCGTGCCCGCCCTGATCGCCGGCTCGACCGTCATTCTCAAGCATGCCGCGCAGACGCTTTTGGTGGGCGAGAGGTTCGCCAAGGCATTCGAGGTGGCGGGGCTGCCGAAGGGCGTGTTCCAGAACGTCGTTCTCAACCACGCGCAGACCGAGAAGCTGCTCGGCTCCGGCAAGATCGACCATGTCAACTTCACCGGCTCCGTGGCGGGCGGGCGCGCTATTGAAAGGGCGGCGGCCGGAACATTCATGACGCTCGGCCTCGAACTCGGCGGCAAGGACCCCGCCTACGTCCTGCCCGATGCCAAGATGGACCACGCGGTCGCAAACCTCGTCGAGGGCGCATTCTACAATTCCGGGCAATGCTGCTGCGGCATCGAACGCATCTACGTCCATGAGAAAGTCTATGATGAGTTTGTGGAAGGCTTCGTTGCAGAAACGAAATCCTACCGGCTCGGAAATCCGCTGGAAGAAGCAACGACGATGGGGCCGATGGCGCAGGCCCGCTTCGCCGACCTGATCCGCGAGCAGAAGGCCGAAGCATTTCGCAAGGGCGCCACCGCGCACATGAACACCAAGGACGCACGTGACCGGGAAGGCTCGCCCTATCTGCCCGCGGAAGTCCTGACCGACGTTAATCACCAGATGAGCGTCATGCGCGAGGAAAGCTTCGGACCCATCGTCGGCATTATGAAAGTGCGCAACGATGACGAAGCAGTCGCACTGATGAACGACAGCCCCTACGGCCTGACGGCCTCGGTCTGGACCGCTGACATCGATCACGCGATCCGCATCGGCGACCAGGTGGAGACCGGCACGATCTTCATGAACCGCTGTGACTATCTCGACCCGGCGCTTGTCTGGACAGGCGTCAAGGACACCGGAAAGGGCGCGGCACTTTCAGCAATCGGCTACGACAACCTTACCCGGCCCAAGAGCTACCACCTGCGGGAAAAAATCTGA
- a CDS encoding ABC transporter permease: MKKGGTWWAWLTFAIGATYFIVPLIATLEFSMRQRNSPTFSLFGQGYSFGVFDKVFGDERFQATFAYSTIAAAFTIVLGILIVVPTAYWIRLRMPHLRPLVEFITLLPLVIPAIVIVFGYIRMYGSNSYLPFLGTTGGTNVLLVIGYAVLSLPYMYRAVDTGLRTIDVPTLTEAAQILGAGWATIISRVILPNVLIAVLSGAFLTFAIVIGEFTMASLLNRPAFGPYMQNLGANRAYEPAALAIIAFALTWGCMAMIQFLSRFAPRSANRPN, from the coding sequence ATGAAGAAGGGCGGCACCTGGTGGGCATGGCTCACCTTCGCAATCGGCGCGACCTATTTCATCGTTCCGCTGATCGCCACGCTGGAATTCTCCATGCGCCAGCGCAACAGTCCCACCTTCTCGCTGTTCGGGCAGGGATACTCCTTCGGCGTGTTCGACAAGGTGTTCGGTGACGAGCGCTTTCAGGCGACCTTTGCCTATTCGACGATTGCCGCCGCCTTCACCATCGTGCTCGGCATTTTGATCGTCGTGCCCACGGCCTATTGGATCCGCCTGCGCATGCCGCACCTGCGTCCGCTGGTCGAGTTCATCACGCTTCTGCCGCTGGTGATACCCGCCATCGTCATCGTATTCGGCTATATCCGCATGTACGGCTCCAATTCCTACCTGCCGTTCCTCGGTACGACCGGCGGCACCAACGTGCTGCTGGTGATCGGCTATGCGGTGCTGTCGCTTCCCTACATGTATCGCGCGGTGGATACCGGCTTGAGAACGATCGACGTTCCGACGCTTACCGAAGCGGCGCAGATTCTCGGCGCTGGATGGGCAACGATCATCTCCCGCGTCATCCTGCCCAATGTGCTGATCGCCGTCCTGTCCGGAGCCTTCCTGACATTCGCCATCGTGATCGGCGAATTCACCATGGCGTCCCTGCTCAACCGGCCCGCATTCGGACCCTATATGCAGAACCTCGGGGCCAATCGCGCCTACGAACCAGCCGCGCTTGCCATCATCGCTTTCGCCCTGACCTGGGGCTGTATGGCGATGATACAATTCCTGTCTCGATTTGCTCCGCGATCCGCGAACCGCCCGAACTGA
- a CDS encoding ABC transporter substrate-binding protein has protein sequence MKRLMKTALLASAIAAGTAFVGSAKAEDSVLLPNLSYRTGPFAATGTPLMNGQRDYMTMLNERDGGANGVILNYQECETGYNTEKGVECYEKTKAEGAIVTQPWSTGITLQVLPKSNVDSMPILAPGYGFSAMQDGKIFKWAFNPPASYWDGASMILQNISDGNLDNLKGKKIALLHLDHPFGKEPIPLLEALAKKHGFTLLPIPVGLKEMQNQSAQWLQIRRERPDFVVMWGWGAMNAGAITEAVKTKYPMNQFVGIWWSGLDADLKLVGDAGKGYRTLSWSYPNNESKVMKDIKQLVVDPGKSMLNTSTGEFDWVFYQRGVLISAMLAEGVKEAQKHFNTKVVDREQLRWGLENLDFSEAKIKELGLEGMIPPFKTTCGNHTGHSGAWMLEWDGTKFVKASDVLQADRAEIDPLVAEKAKEYADANQPWPTNDECKM, from the coding sequence ATGAAACGCTTGATGAAGACTGCCCTGCTGGCGAGCGCCATCGCGGCAGGCACGGCATTTGTCGGATCGGCCAAGGCCGAGGATTCAGTGCTGTTGCCGAACCTGTCATATCGAACCGGCCCCTTCGCGGCGACCGGCACGCCACTCATGAACGGCCAGCGCGATTATATGACCATGCTCAACGAGCGAGATGGCGGGGCCAATGGCGTTATCCTGAACTATCAGGAGTGCGAGACGGGCTACAACACCGAGAAGGGTGTCGAATGCTATGAAAAGACCAAGGCGGAAGGCGCTATCGTCACCCAGCCCTGGTCTACCGGCATCACCTTGCAGGTGCTGCCGAAATCCAACGTGGATTCGATGCCTATCCTTGCGCCCGGCTACGGCTTTTCCGCGATGCAGGACGGCAAGATATTCAAATGGGCGTTTAATCCGCCCGCGTCCTATTGGGACGGCGCGTCGATGATCCTTCAAAACATTTCCGACGGAAATCTCGACAATCTCAAGGGCAAGAAGATCGCGCTGCTGCATCTCGACCACCCCTTCGGCAAGGAGCCCATTCCCCTGCTCGAAGCGCTGGCAAAGAAGCACGGCTTCACCCTCCTGCCGATTCCGGTCGGCCTGAAGGAAATGCAGAACCAGTCGGCGCAATGGTTGCAGATCCGCCGCGAGCGTCCGGATTTCGTGGTGATGTGGGGATGGGGCGCGATGAATGCGGGCGCCATCACGGAAGCCGTGAAAACCAAATATCCGATGAACCAGTTCGTCGGCATCTGGTGGTCGGGGCTGGATGCAGACCTCAAGCTGGTCGGCGATGCGGGCAAGGGCTATCGCACGCTGTCGTGGAGCTATCCGAACAATGAATCCAAGGTGATGAAGGACATCAAGCAGCTTGTTGTCGATCCGGGAAAATCCATGCTGAACACCAGCACGGGCGAGTTCGACTGGGTGTTCTATCAGCGCGGCGTGCTGATTTCCGCCATGCTGGCCGAAGGCGTGAAGGAAGCGCAGAAGCACTTCAACACGAAGGTTGTGGACCGGGAGCAGCTTCGCTGGGGGCTTGAGAACCTCGATTTCAGCGAAGCAAAGATCAAGGAGCTTGGGCTGGAAGGGATGATCCCGCCGTTCAAGACGACCTGCGGCAACCATACCGGCCATTCCGGCGCCTGGATGCTTGAGTGGGACGGTACGAAATTCGTGAAGGCTTCGGACGTTCTTCAGGCCGACCGCGCCGAGATTGATCCGCTGGTCGCGGAAAAGGCGAAGGAATATGCCGACGCCAATCAGCCTTGGCCGACCAACGACGAATGCAAGATGTAA
- a CDS encoding ABC transporter ATP-binding protein: MSEAAAKAELAKPILSVNNIEVIYDHVILVLKGVSLSVPAGGITALLGANGAGKTTTLKAISNLLHAERGEVTKGTIVFEGEQVQSLSPNELVRRGCIQVMEGRHCFGHLSIEDNLMTGAFTRRDGKAEINSDLEMVYAYFPRLKVRRASQAGYTSGGEQQMTAIGRALMSRPKMILLDEPSMGLAPQLVEEIFEIVKKLNEEQGVSFLLAEQNTNVALRYAKYGYILESGRVVLDGEAEALRTNEDVKEFYLGVGGEGRKSFRDVKHYKRRKRWLS, translated from the coding sequence ATGAGCGAAGCGGCGGCAAAGGCAGAACTCGCGAAGCCCATTCTTTCGGTGAACAATATAGAGGTCATTTATGACCACGTGATCCTCGTCCTGAAGGGGGTTTCGCTGTCCGTGCCCGCAGGCGGCATCACCGCGCTGCTGGGCGCGAACGGGGCCGGCAAGACAACGACGCTCAAGGCGATTTCAAACCTCCTGCATGCAGAGCGCGGCGAGGTGACGAAAGGCACGATTGTTTTTGAAGGTGAACAGGTGCAGTCGCTCTCGCCCAACGAACTGGTGCGCCGCGGGTGCATTCAGGTGATGGAAGGGCGGCATTGCTTCGGACATCTTTCGATCGAGGACAATCTGATGACCGGCGCGTTCACCCGGCGCGACGGCAAGGCGGAAATCAACAGCGACCTGGAAATGGTCTATGCGTATTTCCCCCGCCTGAAGGTGCGGCGCGCCAGCCAGGCAGGCTATACGTCAGGCGGCGAGCAGCAGATGACGGCCATCGGTCGCGCCCTGATGTCGCGTCCGAAAATGATCCTGCTGGACGAGCCGTCGATGGGGCTCGCGCCGCAGCTCGTTGAAGAAATCTTCGAGATCGTCAAGAAGCTCAATGAGGAGCAGGGTGTATCTTTCCTGCTGGCGGAGCAGAACACCAATGTCGCGCTGCGCTACGCGAAGTACGGATACATTCTCGAATCGGGGCGCGTGGTGCTTGACGGCGAAGCCGAAGCGCTGCGCACCAATGAGGACGTCAAGGAATTCTACCTAGGAGTTGGTGGGGAAGGGCGAAAGTCCTTCCGCGACGTGAAGCACTACAAGCGCCGTAAGCGCTGGCTGTCCTGA